One genomic segment of Sphingobacteriales bacterium includes these proteins:
- a CDS encoding DUF4920 domain-containing protein, translated as MNADGSPTNFGAKIDETGAVSLAQAFDALKKSGKGEINIKTTGEVTEVCQKKGCWMNLKTADGGDMRVHFKDYGFFMPKDIQGRTAVINGIARFDTTSVADLQHYAEDAGKSAEEIAKITEPEIEISFEADGVIVK; from the coding sequence ATGAATGCCGACGGCAGCCCTACCAATTTTGGTGCTAAAATAGACGAAACCGGGGCGGTAAGTTTAGCCCAGGCGTTTGATGCGCTTAAAAAATCGGGCAAAGGAGAAATAAACATAAAAACAACAGGCGAAGTTACCGAAGTATGCCAAAAAAAGGGCTGTTGGATGAACTTAAAAACTGCAGACGGTGGCGATATGCGTGTCCATTTTAAAGATTATGGCTTTTTTATGCCCAAAGATATTCAAGGCCGCACAGCTGTTATTAATGGTATTGCCAGATTTGATACTACTTCGGTAGCCGATTTACAACACTACGCTGAAGATGCCGGAAAATCGGCAGAGGAAATTGCCAAAATTACCGAACCCGAAATTGAAATTAGTTTTGAAGCCGACGGAGTTATTGTGAAGTAA
- a CDS encoding 3-hydroxyacyl-CoA dehydrogenase/enoyl-CoA hydratase family protein produces the protein MTAFAPQHNQQTVIPAAQRHIKKVAVLGSGVMGSRIALHCANIGLQVVLLDIVPREPNATETALGLTLTNKQVRNRIVNEALQFALQSNPSAVYNKSFAQRITTGNFEDDLQLLKECDWIIEAVIERLDIKQSIYEKIETVRKPGTLITSNTSGIPIRILAEGRSADFKQHFCGTHFFNPPRYLQLLEIIPTPDTHPQVTDFLMQYGDQFLGKTTVLCKDTPAFIANRIGVFSIMAIFHLMQQVGLTIEEVDALTGPISGRPKSATFRTCDVVGIDTLVKVAQGVYDNCPNDESRHLFAIPNYVNTLVEKGWIGDKGGQGFYKKMRTDDGKTEILALDLDTLNYRPQNKPNFASLTAAKTTDDLKKRLKILHSGTDKGSEFLNKLSAQLFQYVSNRIPEIANDLYQVDDAMRTGFGWQLGPFEYWDVLGVEKVVAQMTASGVQVAEWVRIMIASGKTQFYTTENGLRKAYNPATQTYEPIPGGQTFIILDNYRTQKPVWGNAGTTLHDIGDGVLCLEFHTKMNAMGDEVLAGIQKSIEIAETEGWRGLVIGNNGENFSAGANLALMLMLAIEQEYDELDFAVRMFQRTTMRARYSQIPVVVAPHGLTLGGSCELTMHADSAVASAETYIGLVEVGVGILPAGGGTKELALRASDAYYEGDIQIPRLQQSLMNIATAKVATSAHEAFDLGILLNNRDHVVVNPRRVIAQAKQKVLSLASAGYSQPQPRTDIKVLGRSALGTFYSGIAALRFAGHASEHDELIAQKVAHVLCGGDLSMPTNVTEQYLLDLEREAFLHLISTRKTMQRIEHMLKTGKPLRN, from the coding sequence ATGACGGCCTTTGCACCACAACATAATCAACAAACAGTAATACCGGCAGCGCAACGCCATATTAAAAAAGTAGCCGTATTAGGTTCGGGGGTAATGGGTAGCCGCATTGCCCTGCATTGTGCCAATATTGGCTTGCAAGTTGTACTGCTCGATATTGTGCCTCGCGAGCCAAACGCCACCGAAACCGCCTTAGGTCTAACCCTAACAAACAAGCAGGTGCGCAACCGTATTGTTAACGAAGCACTACAATTTGCCTTGCAAAGTAACCCATCGGCAGTGTATAACAAATCTTTTGCCCAACGCATTACCACCGGAAACTTTGAAGACGATTTGCAATTGCTTAAAGAGTGTGACTGGATAATTGAAGCCGTAATTGAACGCCTTGATATTAAACAAAGTATTTACGAAAAAATAGAAACAGTACGCAAACCGGGCACCCTTATAACGAGCAACACCTCGGGCATCCCCATCCGGATATTAGCCGAAGGACGCAGTGCCGACTTCAAACAACATTTTTGCGGCACCCACTTTTTTAATCCGCCGCGCTACCTTCAACTCCTCGAAATAATTCCAACCCCCGACACCCACCCGCAAGTAACCGATTTTTTAATGCAGTACGGCGACCAATTTTTGGGTAAAACAACTGTTTTGTGCAAAGATACCCCCGCTTTTATTGCCAATAGGATAGGTGTATTTAGCATTATGGCTATTTTTCATTTAATGCAACAAGTAGGATTAACCATTGAAGAGGTTGATGCACTAACCGGCCCCATATCGGGGCGGCCAAAATCGGCTACCTTCCGGACCTGTGACGTTGTAGGCATAGACACCTTAGTAAAAGTTGCACAAGGGGTATATGATAACTGCCCTAATGACGAAAGCCGTCATTTGTTTGCCATCCCTAATTATGTTAATACTTTGGTTGAAAAAGGCTGGATTGGCGACAAAGGCGGGCAAGGCTTTTATAAAAAAATGCGCACCGATGATGGAAAAACCGAAATTTTAGCCCTCGACCTCGACACTTTGAACTACCGCCCGCAAAACAAACCCAATTTTGCCAGTTTAACCGCCGCTAAAACTACCGACGACCTTAAAAAACGCCTTAAAATACTGCACAGCGGCACCGACAAAGGCAGCGAGTTTTTAAATAAACTTTCGGCACAACTATTTCAATATGTATCGAACCGCATACCCGAAATTGCCAACGACTTATACCAGGTTGACGATGCCATGCGAACAGGTTTTGGCTGGCAACTCGGCCCTTTTGAATACTGGGATGTGTTGGGTGTTGAAAAAGTGGTGGCCCAAATGACTGCATCCGGAGTACAAGTAGCCGAATGGGTACGCATTATGATAGCATCGGGCAAAACGCAGTTTTATACTACCGAAAACGGCCTCCGTAAAGCGTATAACCCCGCTACACAAACCTACGAACCTATACCCGGCGGCCAAACTTTTATAATATTAGATAATTATCGCACGCAAAAGCCCGTTTGGGGCAATGCCGGCACCACTTTGCACGATATTGGTGATGGCGTTTTATGTTTAGAGTTCCATACTAAAATGAATGCCATGGGCGATGAAGTTTTGGCCGGAATACAAAAATCTATCGAAATTGCCGAAACCGAAGGTTGGCGCGGCTTGGTAATTGGCAATAATGGCGAAAATTTTTCGGCAGGGGCAAATTTAGCCCTTATGTTAATGTTGGCCATTGAACAAGAGTACGACGAATTAGATTTTGCCGTTCGTATGTTTCAGCGCACAACTATGCGGGCACGCTACTCGCAAATACCTGTAGTAGTAGCACCGCACGGGCTTACCTTGGGCGGAAGTTGCGAACTGACCATGCACGCCGACAGTGCCGTTGCCAGTGCCGAAACCTATATTGGTTTAGTTGAGGTAGGAGTAGGTATTTTGCCCGCCGGAGGTGGCACAAAAGAGTTGGCATTGCGGGCCAGCGATGCTTACTACGAGGGCGACATACAAATACCACGCCTGCAACAATCTTTAATGAATATTGCCACCGCAAAAGTTGCAACCTCGGCACACGAAGCCTTCGATTTGGGTATTTTGCTTAACAACCGCGACCATGTTGTGGTTAATCCGCGAAGGGTAATTGCCCAAGCGAAACAAAAAGTACTTAGTTTGGCCAGTGCCGGATATAGCCAACCCCAGCCCCGCACCGATATTAAGGTTTTAGGCCGCTCGGCATTGGGCACTTTTTATTCGGGTATTGCTGCCCTGCGTTTTGCCGGTCACGCCAGCGAACACGACGAGCTAATTGCCCAAAAAGTTGCCCACGTACTATGCGGCGGCGACCTTTCTATGCCCACCAACGTTACCGAACAATATTTGCTTGATTTAGAGCGTGAGGCCTTTTTGCACCTAATTAGTACGCGCAAAACCATGCAACGCATTGAACACATGCTTAAAACCGGAAAACCTCTGCGCAACTAA
- a CDS encoding CHAT domain-containing protein, protein MPNKTLVLPVLPTLLMGYANTPSSNDFGYLRNLKQERRALGNILLEAEEDGLLKLNIEPDATLDDIRRVFQQNEVSFFHYAGHASSSGLELEDGDEGNRLAIVSGLADFLGNQKKLLLVFLNGCSTQNLARNLSDKGIPAVIYTNESINDEVARQFAIYFYQAIERGRTISDAFTEAAAGIQTDARFASTAAMYQARASRLINPPDTNRFPWEIFIHPDYANQLKTWQLRATPKVVIPAQVFKFNVSDAKFTGLEEKLKKDDPTLYASLLNLQKFAEQQITEYTAVINKYSGHTRNYSDNLRYWLNRILKKDIKKIKKEELYCYAASAALLTCCLWQNEALIADIDRHFALVSADFIENNWSKLYLEKDYVKAVAALVRSVALPVLPPNDYKTSLFFDEAKLSMMLTASIFRISAHLDLETIEPENLLPNEQLPHVSQSREQWTQLNKTRLLTNNDRGILTIRLDCDEQNIYNALQQRTSDIKIHIEQGIKEEYDLAGREFPLKAIVNELKALNIPARPIGLSFDRRRIFNAFVNETNQGKEITGLFEALQNSIDTCREKQKAQSNYMPRIFITLTDDTLILEDNGLGMNLDIIEAKFARLRGKVFTDEITQMRTKRAIAQIGMGVFSYFLIADSFEVETFRKDYQALKFRAYSDPEINFYFFDETQHIKEGTRIIFFLKKSLKSQFTFDWMVAQIQNYARNIEVEIVLQYKNRKYISLKSPYQFTEPEMQRQLSPNMRANTAQFQLISARLRQPNFDGMLALIVYLDEKSEIGRNRSAYWSQKFTANNGITILHKGAFLYHYTNESDTQITTAIPEIFGQVNILTDSLPTLNEMREAVRFYEKMLLAKISDLLANEQKKLFDFQGYYFRAEALQDPLADIVKSGLLASVFTGLKMEYMSIQKLLEYNEIAIIENATLPKPFSEPVAIATFTECNCPLITTDRMPYVRSLFEPTFTKPLRFYAYLMPGQTSSYLIYKKWDEKTSPHFEGEWYNMQMIPFTDDTTLYCLKGEQGFFNSRHQIIQHLISLNPKIETEQTVYEVVRKFAQQFELILVSTEPKLPNINAINTELAKLPVLAGSPQFLVTANDFPVWMRK, encoded by the coding sequence ATGCCTAACAAAACTTTAGTTTTACCTGTTTTGCCTACCTTGTTAATGGGCTATGCCAATACGCCTTCGAGCAACGATTTTGGCTACTTACGCAATTTAAAACAAGAACGTCGCGCATTAGGCAATATTTTATTAGAGGCCGAAGAAGATGGCTTATTAAAACTTAATATTGAACCCGATGCTACTTTAGATGATATTAGGCGGGTGTTTCAGCAAAACGAAGTTAGCTTTTTCCACTATGCAGGTCATGCTTCTTCTTCCGGATTAGAATTAGAGGATGGCGATGAAGGCAACAGGTTGGCAATTGTTTCCGGATTAGCAGATTTTTTGGGCAATCAAAAAAAATTGTTACTGGTTTTTTTAAATGGCTGTTCAACACAAAACTTAGCCCGAAACCTTAGCGACAAAGGTATTCCGGCAGTAATTTACACCAACGAATCAATAAACGACGAAGTAGCACGTCAATTTGCTATTTATTTTTATCAGGCAATTGAACGGGGGCGTACCATTTCAGATGCTTTTACCGAAGCGGCTGCCGGCATACAAACTGATGCCCGATTTGCCAGCACCGCCGCTATGTACCAAGCACGGGCATCGCGGCTAATTAACCCACCCGATACGAACAGATTTCCTTGGGAAATATTTATACACCCCGACTATGCCAACCAGCTAAAAACATGGCAACTAAGGGCAACGCCAAAAGTAGTAATACCAGCACAGGTATTTAAGTTTAACGTTAGTGATGCCAAATTTACCGGATTGGAAGAAAAATTGAAAAAAGACGATCCTACGCTTTATGCCAGTTTATTAAATTTGCAAAAATTTGCCGAGCAACAGATTACCGAATATACAGCGGTCATTAACAAATACAGTGGCCATACCCGCAACTACAGCGATAATTTGCGCTATTGGCTAAACCGGATATTAAAAAAAGATATTAAAAAGATAAAAAAAGAGGAACTATATTGTTATGCGGCCTCTGCCGCCTTACTAACCTGCTGTCTATGGCAAAACGAGGCACTTATTGCCGATATTGACCGCCATTTTGCCTTGGTAAGCGCCGACTTCATAGAAAATAACTGGTCTAAATTATACTTAGAAAAAGATTATGTTAAAGCAGTTGCCGCTTTAGTTCGCAGTGTTGCCCTGCCCGTTTTGCCGCCAAACGACTATAAAACAAGCCTGTTTTTTGACGAGGCAAAGCTTTCAATGATGCTTACGGCCAGCATATTTCGAATTTCGGCGCACTTAGACCTTGAAACAATAGAACCTGAAAACTTGTTGCCAAACGAGCAATTGCCGCACGTAAGCCAAAGTCGCGAACAATGGACACAACTAAATAAAACCCGACTATTAACCAACAACGACCGCGGTATTTTAACCATACGATTAGACTGCGACGAACAAAATATTTACAACGCCCTGCAACAACGAACCTCGGATATTAAAATCCATATTGAACAAGGAATAAAAGAAGAATACGATTTAGCAGGCCGCGAGTTTCCGCTAAAGGCAATAGTTAACGAGCTAAAAGCACTTAATATTCCGGCACGCCCCATAGGACTTAGCTTTGATAGAAGGCGTATCTTTAATGCTTTTGTAAATGAAACTAACCAAGGCAAAGAAATTACAGGCTTGTTTGAGGCATTGCAAAATAGTATAGACACTTGCCGCGAAAAACAAAAAGCCCAGTCAAATTACATGCCACGCATTTTTATAACCCTTACCGATGACACCTTGATTTTAGAGGACAACGGGTTGGGTATGAATTTAGACATTATAGAAGCAAAATTTGCACGCTTGCGCGGTAAAGTATTTACCGACGAAATTACACAAATGAGAACCAAACGTGCAATTGCTCAAATTGGAATGGGCGTTTTTTCGTATTTTTTGATCGCCGATTCTTTTGAAGTTGAAACATTCCGGAAAGATTATCAAGCCTTAAAATTCAGAGCTTACAGCGATCCGGAAATTAATTTCTATTTTTTTGACGAAACGCAACATATAAAAGAAGGAACACGTATTATTTTCTTCCTGAAAAAAAGCCTGAAATCTCAATTTACTTTCGATTGGATGGTTGCCCAAATACAAAATTATGCCCGGAATATAGAGGTGGAAATTGTTTTACAATATAAAAACCGGAAATATATTTCGCTTAAATCGCCATATCAATTTACCGAACCTGAAATGCAGCGCCAACTAAGCCCTAATATGCGTGCAAATACTGCCCAGTTTCAGCTAATTTCAGCACGACTGCGTCAACCCAATTTTGACGGCATGTTGGCCTTAATTGTATATTTAGACGAAAAAAGTGAGATAGGCCGCAACCGGTCAGCTTATTGGAGCCAAAAATTTACAGCAAACAACGGTATTACCATTTTACATAAAGGAGCATTTTTATATCATTATACCAACGAAAGCGATACCCAAATTACCACCGCTATACCTGAAATTTTTGGCCAAGTAAATATATTAACCGATAGCTTACCCACGCTCAATGAAATGCGTGAGGCGGTACGCTTTTACGAAAAAATGCTGCTAGCTAAAATTTCTGACTTATTGGCCAACGAACAAAAAAAACTATTCGATTTTCAAGGTTACTATTTTAGAGCCGAAGCCTTGCAAGACCCTTTAGCAGACATTGTAAAATCCGGATTATTAGCCAGCGTATTTACAGGTCTTAAAATGGAATACATGTCTATTCAAAAACTGCTCGAATACAACGAAATTGCCATTATTGAAAACGCGACCTTACCCAAACCCTTTTCTGAACCAGTTGCCATAGCCACTTTTACCGAGTGCAATTGCCCTCTCATTACCACCGACCGTATGCCCTATGTGCGCTCTTTGTTTGAGCCTACGTTTACCAAGCCACTTCGGTTTTATGCCTATTTAATGCCAGGACAGACTTCTTCATACTTAATTTATAAGAAATGGGATGAAAAAACATCGCCTCACTTTGAGGGCGAGTGGTATAATATGCAAATGATACCCTTTACTGACGATACAACCCTGTATTGCTTAAAAGGGGAGCAAGGATTTTTTAATTCCCGACATCAAATTATTCAACATCTTATTAGCTTAAATCCTAAAATCGAAACTGAACAAACTGTGTATGAGGTGGTTCGTAAATTTGCTCAACAGTTTGAACTTATATTGGTAAGCACCGAGCCAAAATTGCCCAATATAAACGCCATTAATACCGAGTTAGCTAAATTGCCAGTCTTGGCGGGGAGCCCACAATTTTTGGTTACAGCTAACGACTTTCCTGTTTGGATGCGCAAATAA
- a CDS encoding VIT family protein: MNALNDYLDNHYIHRSNWLRAAVLGANDGIISISSLAIGVATASSTKEPVILAAIAGLAAGALSMAAGEYVSVSSQTDIEKADIERERQEIEEMPEIELQRLAQIYEQRGLKKETALVVAQELTAFDALGAHVRDELGINEISRANPIQAALASGAAFLAGGAMPLIGVIALPPQNTEYYLYGMAILFLSVLGGVAAKTGGSNVVNAIVRVSFWGTIAMVLTAIVGYLFGVNI, translated from the coding sequence ATGAATGCCTTAAATGACTACTTAGACAACCATTATATACATCGCAGCAACTGGCTTAGAGCAGCAGTTTTAGGTGCAAACGATGGCATTATATCAATATCAAGTTTGGCCATTGGCGTGGCTACAGCAAGCAGTACTAAAGAGCCTGTAATTTTGGCAGCTATTGCCGGACTGGCTGCCGGCGCTTTGTCTATGGCTGCCGGCGAGTATGTTTCGGTAAGCTCGCAAACCGATATTGAAAAAGCCGACATTGAACGAGAAAGACAGGAAATAGAAGAAATGCCCGAAATTGAACTGCAACGTTTAGCACAAATTTATGAACAACGCGGGCTAAAAAAAGAAACAGCTTTAGTGGTAGCACAAGAGCTAACCGCTTTTGATGCCCTTGGCGCGCATGTGCGCGACGAACTGGGTATCAACGAAATTAGCCGAGCCAACCCTATACAAGCAGCTTTGGCATCGGGGGCGGCATTTTTAGCGGGTGGCGCTATGCCGCTTATAGGAGTTATAGCCTTGCCGCCACAAAATACCGAGTACTATCTTTATGGAATGGCAATTTTGTTTTTATCCGTATTAGGTGGCGTTGCAGCCAAAACCGGAGGTTCAAATGTTGTAAATGCTATTGTAAGGGTTAGCTTTTGGGGTACCATAGCTATGGTTTTAACAGCTATTGTAGGTTATTTATTTGGTGTGAATATTTAA
- the ligA gene encoding NAD-dependent DNA ligase LigA, with product MHYTASQIASLDKLTKQLLAYQALMDVPESETQNLANQLRQVINYHDWRYYVLADSNIPDTNYDYLFDALKALESQYPETKTPDSPTQRVAHGVVDEFTTVAHLTPMLSLDKAYTEQNITDWVATVQKLIEGAVPSFMIEPKLDGSSIALVYENDLLIRGATRGDGERGDDITHNLKTLPTIPLRANFSKYGIAKAEVRGEVLISKHSFEQINLQRKERGESELANPRNSAAGALRQKDSSKMAERQLEAFIYQISAAYDADGNNLLAKQIVSHSQCIEILSQIGFRITKSVNGVANNKIYTQIDDAITDCIAFKNARNLYPYEIDGVVVKLNDLRQQDQCGSTSHHPRWAIAYKFDSRQAATTLESVDFQVGRTGAVTPVARLKTVNLAGANITNVSLHNQDFITEKDIRIGDTVLVERSGDVIPYIVKVLTENRTGQEQAIVFPDICPSCGTHLVRPQDEAIWRCINSECPAQVEEKIIHFVSKDAMDIRGLGREIIIRMMREGFISQIPDIYRLPYEKIAILEGFGEKSVANLQANIEASKNQSLSRLIIGLGIREVGATKAITLANAAKSIAQIAKFTTEQLLGLTDFGPRIVENVHNFFANAHNLHLIAELESLGVNTLQRAEDAPQQSSDKLTGLNFLFTGSLPTLTRSQAEALVTENGGSVLGSVSKKLNYLVVGSDAGSKLEKAQKISTIKIISEAEFMHLLQN from the coding sequence ATGCATTATACTGCGTCTCAAATTGCCAGCCTCGACAAGCTAACCAAGCAACTATTGGCTTATCAGGCCTTAATGGATGTACCCGAAAGTGAAACTCAAAATTTGGCCAACCAACTGCGGCAGGTAATTAATTACCATGACTGGCGCTATTATGTACTGGCCGACTCCAATATTCCAGACACTAACTACGATTATTTGTTCGATGCTCTTAAAGCCCTCGAAAGCCAATATCCGGAGACAAAAACCCCCGACTCTCCTACCCAACGGGTAGCCCACGGCGTTGTTGACGAGTTTACCACCGTAGCCCATCTAACGCCAATGCTATCGTTAGACAAAGCATATACCGAACAAAATATTACTGATTGGGTTGCTACAGTTCAAAAATTGATTGAAGGCGCTGTGCCTTCATTTATGATTGAACCTAAACTCGATGGCTCAAGTATTGCTTTGGTGTACGAAAACGACTTGTTAATACGCGGCGCAACCCGCGGAGACGGCGAACGTGGCGACGACATAACCCATAATCTTAAAACATTGCCAACAATACCCCTGCGCGCAAATTTCTCGAAATATGGTATTGCCAAAGCCGAAGTGCGCGGCGAAGTACTCATTAGTAAACACAGTTTTGAACAAATAAACTTACAGCGAAAAGAACGCGGCGAATCGGAGTTGGCCAACCCGCGCAACTCGGCAGCAGGGGCATTGCGCCAAAAAGACAGCAGTAAAATGGCCGAGCGCCAACTCGAAGCCTTTATTTATCAAATAAGTGCCGCTTATGATGCTGATGGCAATAATTTATTAGCCAAACAAATTGTTTCGCACAGCCAGTGCATAGAAATTTTATCCCAAATTGGTTTTCGTATAACTAAATCCGTCAATGGTGTAGCCAACAATAAAATTTACACCCAAATTGACGATGCTATAACTGATTGTATCGCCTTTAAGAATGCCCGCAACCTATACCCCTACGAAATTGATGGCGTGGTAGTTAAACTTAACGACTTGCGCCAACAAGACCAATGCGGCAGTACCTCGCACCACCCACGCTGGGCAATTGCCTATAAATTTGATTCGCGGCAGGCTGCTACAACCCTCGAAAGTGTTGATTTTCAGGTAGGACGCACGGGGGCTGTTACCCCAGTGGCAAGACTTAAAACCGTTAATTTGGCAGGGGCTAATATTACCAACGTATCGCTGCACAACCAAGATTTTATTACCGAAAAAGATATACGAATTGGCGATACGGTATTAGTAGAGCGTAGCGGCGATGTTATACCTTATATTGTAAAAGTTTTAACCGAAAACCGAACCGGACAGGAACAAGCCATTGTTTTTCCGGATATTTGCCCCTCATGCGGTACTCACTTGGTACGTCCCCAAGATGAAGCAATTTGGCGCTGCATAAACAGTGAGTGCCCCGCCCAGGTTGAAGAAAAAATTATCCATTTTGTATCAAAAGATGCTATGGACATACGTGGCTTGGGGCGCGAAATTATCATCCGGATGATGCGCGAAGGATTTATAAGCCAAATTCCGGATATATATAGGCTGCCTTACGAAAAAATTGCAATCTTAGAAGGTTTTGGCGAAAAATCAGTTGCTAATTTACAAGCTAATATCGAAGCCTCTAAAAATCAATCACTTAGCAGGTTAATAATTGGTTTAGGTATCAGAGAGGTTGGTGCTACCAAAGCTATTACCTTAGCTAATGCCGCTAAAAGTATAGCCCAAATTGCCAAATTTACAACAGAACAACTGCTTGGGCTAACCGATTTTGGCCCTCGTATTGTTGAAAATGTGCACAACTTTTTTGCCAATGCCCACAATCTACACTTAATTGCTGAATTAGAAAGTTTGGGTGTTAATACCCTTCAACGAGCCGAAGATGCCCCCCAACAAAGCAGCGATAAATTAACAGGATTAAACTTTTTATTCACAGGCTCACTGCCAACCCTTACCCGCAGCCAGGCCGAAGCCTTAGTAACCGAAAACGGTGGTAGCGTTTTGGGTAGCGTTAGTAAAAAATTAAATTATTTGGTAGTTGGCAGCGATGCCGGCTCGAAATTAGAAAAAGCCCAAAAAATTTCAACCATAAAAATTATATCCGAGGCCGAGTTTATGCACCTGCTTCAAAATTAG